One Thermodesulfovibrionales bacterium genomic window, AACAAGGTTGGGTAAGTATGCCCGACCACGGAGGTTCCGCATATGCCCCCATTGTTCGACAACGATTCCGTCCGTCTTCACCGTCTTCTTTCTACGGCCGTGTTCGCGGGGAGACAGAGACAAGGCTTCCTCGTACTGGCCGGCGTAAGAACCGAGAAGCTGGGAAAGATCAGGGTGAGTGAGGCCATTCCAGGCAATGGCGAAGATGATTCCCGACGGTAAGACATACTCTCTTATACGGCTTGAACCTGTATCTATCTCGTGAACGGTGTAACCGGTCGAAGGTGTTACGGTGCGGGCAACTCCTGCCAGTGCCTTCC contains:
- a CDS encoding DUF2844 domain-containing protein, encoding MGRFVSLVLCFFISASVFLAARESSAALGESVDSIEMDRKALAGVARTVTPSTGYTVHEIDTGSSRIREYVLPSGIIFAIAWNGLTHPDLSQLLGSYAGQYEEALSLSPREHGRRKKTVKTDGIVVEQWGHMRNLRGRAYLPNLVPPGLRVDEIK